A stretch of the Acyrthosiphon pisum isolate AL4f chromosome A2, pea_aphid_22Mar2018_4r6ur, whole genome shotgun sequence genome encodes the following:
- the LOC100161135 gene encoding protein SDA1 homolog — translation MVRHNNQLPNNLPQLQNLIKRDPASYKDEFLQQQRHYKSLLAVFTLRPTDFNKSLDELVMFMAQVAHCYPGELANFAQELTNMLQTHGPVLDKDMRMTFCRALILLRNKRLLTPTDLLSLFFGLLRSQDKELRKFLESHIVSDIKNLNSKHKDAKLNRNLQNFMYTMLKDNNAKAAKMSLGIMVDLYKKNIWRDTKTVNVISTGCFSKITKVMVAALKFFVTVDNNDSSDDSDSSSSDDDTPNTREVIMANKVSKTTRKRTKNLKKVKRLVEKNKKKKNQKQSSNFAALTLIHDPQGFAEKLFHQLEKRHERFEVKMLTLDVVSRLIGLHQLIIFNFYPYIQRFLQPHQKEVVRMMQFVAQASHEIVPPDVLEPVLRALVNNFVTERNSSDVMAIGLNAIREMCTRAPLVMTEDLLRDLAQYKNYRERSVMMAAKSLIHVYRSSMPHLLHKKDRGRPTEASLEIVARKYGEVDAKEFVSGAEILLDTENNDSADDSNESCDDEWVNVSHSENEISDDENIDGEDEDEDVNDSDDDNEDIENTSDTEGINDTDQSISTQNSTTNIITKKKKVISKKEQLAEKKEKAAQVSSMRILSDEDFKRIEIAQLSKQMTSAKNRKRPAEPEESSRGELVRLKDIENIYKKRKHDKQTRIDSIKKGQEGREKFGYKDGRLNPFSSKTNREKKKTKNFMMIKHKAKGKAKKSFKDKQIALRNHLTKLKKMK, via the exons ATGGTACGGCACAATAATCAGTTGCCAAATAATTTACCACAACTCCAAAATCTTATAAAAAGGGATCCAGCATCATATAAGGATGAA ttctTACAACAACAACGCCATTATAAGTCACTATTGGCAGTCTTCACGTTGCGCCCAACAGATTTCAATAAAAGTCTTGATGAACTGGTAATGTTTATGGCCCAGGTAGCGCATTGCTATCCTGGTGAATTGGCCAACTTTGCACAAGAACTCACAAATATGTTACAGACACACGGACCTGTTCTAGATAAGGATATGCgaatg ACATTTTGCCGAGCTTTAATATTGTTACGTAATAAGCGATTATTGACACCTACAGATTTGCTTTCACTATTTTTTGGCTTACTCAGATCACAAGATAAGGAATTGAGAAAATTTTTAGAATCACATATAGTTTCTGACATTAAGAACttaaattcaaaacataaaGATGCTAAGTTGAATCGA aatcttcaaaatttcatgtacacTATGCTTAAAGATAATAATGCTAAAGCAGCTAAAATGTCTTTG GGTATAATGGTTGATTTgtacaagaaaaatatttggagAGATACTAAGACAGTGAATGTAATATCAACAggttgtttttcaaaaattaccaAAGTCATGGTTGCtgcattaaaattttttgtaacTGTGGATAATAATGATTCTTCAGATGATAGTGATTCATCAAGTTCCGatgat gacaCACCAAATACTAGAGAAGTGATTATGGCAAATAAAGTGAGCAAAACAAcaagaaaaagaacaaaaaatttaaaaaaagttaaaagattAGTTGag aaaaataaaaaaaaaaagaatcaaaaaCAATCATCTAATTTTGCAGCTTTGACATTAATACATGATCCTCAAGGGTTTGCTGAGAAGTTATTTCATCAATTAGAAAAAAGACATGAACGATTTGAAGTGAAAATGTTGACATTAGATGTAGTGTCACGTTTAATTGGTTTAcaccaattaataattttcaatttttatcctTATATCCAAAGGTTCCTACAACCTCACCAAAAAG AGGTAGTACGAATGATGCAATTTGTTGCTCAGGCATCACACGAAATTGTTCCACCTGATGTTTTAGAACCTGTGTTACGTGCTTTAGTGAATAATTTTGTTACAGAAAGAAATTCATCTGATGTTATGGCAATTGG tttaaatgctATTCGTGAGATGTGTACAAGAGCCCCATTAGTTATGACTGAAGATTTATTAAGAGATCTTGCTCAATACAAGAATTATCGTGAGCGTAGTGTCATGATGGCAGCTAAGTCATTAATACATGTTTATAGATCTTCTATGCCACATTTATTGCATAAAAAAGAtagg gGAAGACCTACCGAAGCATCATTGGAAATTGTTGCAAGAAAATATGGTGAAGTGGATGCAAAAGAGTTTGTATCTGGTGCTGAAATACTTCTAGATACAGAAAATAATGATTCCGCTGATGATTCTAATGAGTCATGTGATGATGAATGGGTGAATGTTAGTCATTCGGAGAATGAAATCAGTGATGATGAGAATATAGATGGTGAAGATGAAGATGAAGATGTTAATGATAGTGATGATGACAATGAGGACATAGAAAATACTTCTGATACTGAGGGTATAAATGACACAGATCAAAGTATTTCCACACAGAACtcaacaacaaatataataacaaaaaaaaagaaagtaatATCTAAAAAAGAACAATTGGCTGAAAAGAAAGAAAAAGCAGCACAAGTTAGTTCTATGAGAATTTTATCAGATGAAGATTTTAAACGTATAGAAATTGCTCAATTAAGCAAACAGATGACATCTGCTAAAAATCGCAAAAGACCTGCTGAACCCGAAGAATCATCGag aggAGAATTAGTTAGGCTGaaagatattgaaaatatttataaaaaaagaaaacacgaTAAACAAACAAGAATAGACTCTATTAAG aaaggGCAAGAGGGAAGAGAAAAGTTTGGATACAAGGATGGACGTTTAAATCCATTTTCTAGTAAGACAAACagagaaaaaaagaaaaccaaGAATTTCATGATGATTAAACACAAGGCAAAAGGAAAAGCGAAGAAGTCTTTTAAGGATAAACAg ATTGCATTACGAAATCATTTGACCAAGTTGAAGAAGatgaaataa